The genomic DNA CGCGAGCGGGTCCCCCTTCAGCACGTCCTCGGCACGGCCCCGTTCCGGCGTCTGGAGCTGCAGGTCGGCCCGGGCTGTCTCGTCCCCCGTCCCGAGACGGAGCTCCTCGTGGACCTTGTCCTTGAGCGCATCGACGTCAACGGCGCGATGGATGTCATCGATCTCGGCACGGGGTCGGGGGCCATCGCAGCCGCCGTAGCGCAGGAGAGGCCCCAGTCGCGCGTGACCGCCGTCGACATCTCCCCGGAGGCCCTCGCGTGGGCCGCCCGCAACCTTCTGGGGACGCGCGTGCGTCTCATCGAGGCCGACGCGACCGCGCCGAGCGAGGACTTCCTCTCCTCCTTCGATGTCGTCGTCGCCAACCCGCCTTACGTGCCCGACGACGACCGCCCCACCCAGCCCGAGGCCGCCGCCGACCCGGCCATCGCCCTCTACGGGGGCGGGGCGGACGGCCTGCGGCTGCCGCTCCTGTTCGCGGAGCGGGCCGCGGAGTGGCTGCGCCCGGGCGGGTTCCTCGTCATGGAGCACGGTGAACGGCAGGGCCAGCCCTTGCGCGAGGCTCTCACGGGCCTTGGCTTCGAGGACGTGCGCTCGTCGCCGGACCTCACGGGGCGGGAGCGAATGACCCACGGCGTGCTCAGACATGGAAGGATGACATCGTGAGCCAGTTCTTTGACATGACGGACCCCATCCAGCGCCGTGAGGGCCTTGCCGCCGCCTCGGCCATCATTCAGGACGGCCGCCTCGTGGTGCTGCCGACCGACACGGTGTACGGCGTGGGCGCCAACGCCTTCGAGCCGCACGCGGTGGGCCTTCTTCTCGCTGCGAAGGGCCGAGGGCGCTCCATGCCCGCGCCGGTGCTCGTTCACCGGCCTGAGGCGCTCGACGGCATCGGGACGGAGATCTCTCAGGAGGTCCGGGACCTGACTGCCGCCTTCTGGCCCGGTGCACTGACGGTGATCGTCCACCAGCAGCCGAGCGTCAACCTCGATCTCGGGGATTCCATGGGCACGGTCGCTGTGCGCATGCCGGACGACGATGTCGCCCTCGATCTTCTCGCCTTCACCGGACCGCTCGCGGTCTCGTCTGCGAACCGCACGGGCCATCCTGCCGCGGAGACGGCCGAGGACGCTCAGGAGCAGCTCGGAGAGGCGGTGGACGCGTACCTTTCGGCGGGTCCGCGCGGCGGGGGCGAGGGCGTCGCCTCGACGATCGTCGACGCCACCGGCGAGGTCTTGCGCGTCGTCCGTCAGGGGGCCATCAGCCTTGAGGCGCTGCGGGACGTGGTGCCGTCCATCCTTGGCCTCGGTGAGGAGGCTCCCTCGCAGGAGCCTGAGACGCCAGGCGAGGCGGTGGGCGAGGCCAGCGAGCCGCCCGCGGAGGGCGTCGAGGCGGAGTTCGCAGGCGGGGTGCACGACGACGCGCCTGCGGCAGCAGCGGAGGCCGCGGACGAGCCGGACCCGGCGGTCGCGGTGCTCGACGACGCGCCGCCCGCACAGG from Falsarthrobacter nasiphocae includes the following:
- the prmC gene encoding peptide chain release factor N(5)-glutamine methyltransferase; protein product: MALASSAEAHLPGIGPGVSVREAHRAVERVLREAGVDSPGHDARALTAAAVSAEPRDLILPSVGDRPLTDEEAGRLTAVALRRRERVPLQHVLGTAPFRRLELQVGPGCLVPRPETELLVDLVLERIDVNGAMDVIDLGTGSGAIAAAVAQERPQSRVTAVDISPEALAWAARNLLGTRVRLIEADATAPSEDFLSSFDVVVANPPYVPDDDRPTQPEAAADPAIALYGGGADGLRLPLLFAERAAEWLRPGGFLVMEHGERQGQPLREALTGLGFEDVRSSPDLTGRERMTHGVLRHGRMTS
- a CDS encoding L-threonylcarbamoyladenylate synthase, encoding MSQFFDMTDPIQRREGLAAASAIIQDGRLVVLPTDTVYGVGANAFEPHAVGLLLAAKGRGRSMPAPVLVHRPEALDGIGTEISQEVRDLTAAFWPGALTVIVHQQPSVNLDLGDSMGTVAVRMPDDDVALDLLAFTGPLAVSSANRTGHPAAETAEDAQEQLGEAVDAYLSAGPRGGGEGVASTIVDATGEVLRVVRQGAISLEALRDVVPSILGLGEEAPSQEPETPGEAVGEASEPPAEGVEAEFAGGVHDDAPAAAAEAADEPDPAVAVLDDAPPAQVDPAGTPGPDEAVQEHASPAGPRRADTTRDAVNLDPLPNLADEDVPRPSTEPRRAL